From Bactrocera neohumeralis isolate Rockhampton unplaced genomic scaffold, APGP_CSIRO_Bneo_wtdbg2-racon-allhic-juicebox.fasta_v2 ctg3417, whole genome shotgun sequence, one genomic window encodes:
- the LOC126766983 gene encoding uncharacterized protein LOC126766983 — MNVETRISTIKKYGYCYNCLAISHSYKNCVSKFSCRKCHKKHNTLIHRESSFRPESTPEIPNVTSSNPENASSTAPPTQSTNTTRQSYTTTIQSTKSSTQDPPNPSRKQILLGTAMVQIEHNGQRYSARALIDSGSEATFISRRLQRSLDIPTHSVSAQVTGLNNAVSATPTSICEITYKLSAQAFILNSLTDNLPSYPIDPKQCLKNLGFTLADTQFHKPRPVDILIGSDIYPSILLNGVKRNILGSLLAQETEFGWILSGPITQPSQNSAIVSFHNKVNPENLLTRFWEVEEIPKESVVSKSDQICEEIFQKTTRRNPDGRYIVTLPFKEPDNIDIGYSRHIALAQFLRNERALLKKPEVKAEYDKAIMEYLELGQMKKIEYDPSVKATQYYLPHHAVIKPDRITTKLRVVFNASCPTSNHKSLNDVLHIGPTLQKDLVILITNWRLFQFVFNADIQKMYRQILVDPNHTRFQRILFRKSPEDTIEDFELQTVTFGINCAPYLAIRTLMKLADDIEETHPLAAKILRQEMYVDDVLAGTHDLTTAKSARDELISALKSPGFALRKWTSNDPHILKGLPQDHLLETETLNLSEPENTKTLGIRWNSKKDSFFFLVNPMEKKPAHTKREVLSAIAKLFDPAGWLSPIVITTKIIMQQIWLDKTDWDESLKPLTLHRWNSFVKDYENINKIEIPRWTHFDPTATIEFHGFSDASEKAYAATLYIRVLVGHKIWTTLLVSKTRVAPIKTVSLPRLELCGAVLLANLVNSTLSQLH; from the coding sequence ATGAATGTAGAGACACGTATCTCCACAATCAAAAAATATGGTTATTGCTATAACTGCTTGGCCATTTCACATAGCTACAAGAACTGTGTGAGTAAATTCTCGTGTCGTAAGTGTCACAAAAAACACAATACTCTGATACACAGAGAATCCAGCTTTCGACCTGAATCAACTCCGGAAATACCAAACGTCACTAGTTCGAACCCTGAAAACGCTTCAAGTACCGCACCACCCACCCAAAGCACAAATACAACTCGGCAATCCTACACAACAactatacagtccactaaatcaTCAACCCAAGACCCACCCAACCCAAGTAGGAAGCAGATATTACTCGGTACTGCAATGGTTCAAATAGAACATAATGGCCAGCGATATTCCGCGAGAGCTCTTATTGATTCAGGATCGGAAGCCACATTTATATCTCGAAGACTTCAAAGAAGTTTGGATATACCCACCCACTCTGTATCAGCCCAAGTGACCGGACTAAACAATGCAGTTTCAGCAACACCAACGAGTATTTGTGAAATCACTTATAAGCTATCAGCACAGGCATTTATACTAAATAGCCTAACTGATAATTTACCCTCATACCCCATAGATCCAAAGCAGTGTCTTAAAAATCTTGGATTCACGTTAGCCGATACCCAATTTCACAAACCCAGACCCGTGGATATACTAATCGGTAGTGATATCTATCCAAGTATTTTACTCAATGGAGTAAAGAGAAACATACTAGGTTCACTCTTAGCTCAAGAGACAGAATTCGGATGGATATTGTCCGGACCCATCACCCAACCCTCCCAAAATTCCGCCATAGTCTCATTTCACAATAAAGTGAACCCTGAGAATCTACTCACACGTTTTTGGGAGGTGGAGGAAATCCCAAAGGAATCCGTAGTTTCCAAATCAGATCAAATTTGtgaggaaattttccaaaaaactaccCGTCGTAATCCAGATGGGCGCTATATAGTAACCCTACCCTTCAAAGAACCCGACAATATTGATATCGGATACTCTAGACATATAGCGTTGGCCCAATTCCTCAGAAATGAACGagctttacttaaaaaaccCGAAGTGAAAGCAGAATATGACAAAGCAATTATGGAATATTTGGAACTCGgacaaatgaagaaaatagAATATGACCCTTCTGTTAAAGCGACCCAATATTACTTACCACACCACGCAGTCATTAAACCCGACCGTATAACCACGAAATTGCGTGTGGTATTTAACGCATCTTGCCCCACGTCAAATCACAAAAGCTTGAATGACGTCTTACATATCGGGCCTACTTTACAAAAGGACCTTGTCATTCTGATCACAAATTGGCGACTCTTCCAATTCGTTTTTAATGCGgatattcaaaaaatgtacCGGCAAATACTCGTAGACCCTAATCACACTCGGTTCCAAAGGATATTATTTAGGAAGTCCCCGGAAGACACAATAGAAGACTTCGAATTGCAAACAGTCACGTTCGGCATAAATTGTGCGCCGTATCTAGCGATCCGTACCCTCATGAAGCTAGCTGATGATATAGAAGAAACCCACCCATTAGCAGCCAAAATACTTCGCCAGGAAATGTATGTAGACGATGTTTTAGCTGGAACACATGACCTGACCACGGCAAAGTCAGCACGAGATGAACTCATTTCCGCTCTGAAGTCCCCAGGATTCGCTCTGCGAAAATGGACCTCCAATGACCCACACATTCTGAAAGGACTTCCACAGGATCATCTTTTAGAGACGGAAACACTCAACCTTTCGGAACCCGAGAACACCAAAACCCTGGGCATTCGATGGAACTCCAAAAAGGATTCATTTTTCTTCCTCGTCAACCCAATGGAGAAAAAACCCGCACACACCAAACGTGAAGTTTTATCAGCCATAGCAAAATTGTTTGACCCAGCCGGTTGGCTTAGTCCAATAGTAATCAcgacaaaaataattatgcaacAAATATGGCTAGATAAAACTGACTGGGATGAAAGCCTGAAGCCCCTTACCCTTCATCGATGGAACAGTTTCGTAAAGGattatgaaaacataaataaaattgaaatacccAGATGGACCCATTTTGACCCAACAGCCACCATCGAATTCCACGGTTTCTCTGATGCTTCAGAAAAAGCATATGCCGCGACACTTTATATAAGGGTTTTAGTTGGACACAAAATATGGACAACTCTCTTAGTCTCAAAAACAAGAGTTGCTCCCATTAAAACCGTATCCCTACCCAGATTGGAACTCTGCGGAGCGGTTCTACTAGCTAACCTTGTTAACTCTACCTTATCCCAACTACACTAA